In a genomic window of Amyelois transitella isolate CPQ chromosome 29, ilAmyTran1.1, whole genome shotgun sequence:
- the LOC106135624 gene encoding dihydrofolate reductase, protein MSKTKLNLIAAACENLGIGINGDLPWRLKKEMAYFSSMTSKVRDPAKKNAVVMGRRTWDCIPSKFLPLPNRVNIVLTRHVDDVKSKVPEGVIVVSGLDEAISHIEGREDIESTWVIGGSSIYKAALEHKNCGKIYLTEIQKNFECDTFFPKFDKKQFVLVTEDGVPEEQQVEGDISYYFRIYKKL, encoded by the exons ATGAGTAAAACgaagttaaatttaatagcAGCAGCCTGCGAAAATTTAGGTATTGGCATAAATGGAGATCTACCTTGGAGACTCAA GAAAGAAATGGCATACTTCTCTTCAATGACAAGCAAAGTGAGAGACCCAGCGAAGAAGAATGCAGTTGTCATGGGTCGGCGTACCTGGGATTGTATCCCGTCGAAGTTCCTTCCACTTCCAAATAGAGTGAACATTGTGCTTACCAGGCATGTGGATGACGTTAAGTCTAAG GTTCCCGAAGGAGTAATAGTAGTGTCTGGATTGGATGAGGCGATATCACATATCGAAGGCCGTGAGGACATAGAATCTACATGGGTTATTGGAGGATCCTCAATTTATAAG GCGGCACTGGAGCATAAAAACTGCGGTAAAATCTACCTGACAGAGATCCAGAAGAATTTTGAATGTGACACATTCTTCCccaaatttgataaaaagcaATTTGTGTTGGTCACCGAAGATGGTGTGCCGGAAGAACAGCAAGTTGAAGGCGACATCAGTTATTACTTTAGGATTTATAAGAAACTTTAA